The following are from one region of the Nymphaea colorata isolate Beijing-Zhang1983 chromosome 7, ASM883128v2, whole genome shotgun sequence genome:
- the LOC126410275 gene encoding uncharacterized protein LOC126410275, producing the protein MIHSFVLSPKSVTVDSNCWRVYPTTNSRFLQKAEFLAVKCRKLQIPATFGTTARDKDAKYSILYAKYSVLYFFKFQDLQTPAETQTGKEVSLPDDCEPLPKGIEVTVSLSQEDGKIICSGQAYLSPDSLDLIKQEGEEWLALEVGTFQSSTVCGDITANLQSAVGGPWKISLVFAGVEIRGVSRS; encoded by the exons ATGATCCACTCCTTCGTCCTGTCTCCCAAGTCTGTGACCGTTGACTCCAATTGCTGGAGGGTGTATCCTACGACGAATTCAAG GTTCTTACAAAAAGCGGAGTTTTTAGCAGTTAAATGCCGGAAGCTACAGATTCCGGCCACATTTGGCACAACAGCACGCGACAAAGATGCCAAATACTCCATCCTGTATGCCAAATACTCCGTCctgtattttttcaaatttcaagatctGCAAACCCCAGCGGAAACCCAAACGGGGAAGGAGGTTTCTCTACCAGACGATTGTGAACCCCTACCAAAGGGCATAGAAGTGACGGTCTCTCTCTCACAAGAAGATGGGAAGATCATTTGCAGCGGCCAAGCGTATCTCAGCCCAGACAGCCTCGACCTGATTAAACAGGAAGGAGAAGAATGGCTGGCACTTGAGGTGGGCACGTTTCAGTCGTCTACCGTTTGTGGCGATATCACCGCTAATCTGCAGAGTGCCGTTGGTGGTCCATGGAAGATATCCCTTGTGTTTGCTGGGGTGGAGATCCGTGGTGTCTCCAGATCTTAA